Proteins from a genomic interval of Phenylobacterium sp. LH3H17:
- the hemE gene encoding uroporphyrinogen decarboxylase: MSEGSKPRLLRALAGETLDRPPVWFMRQAGRSLPEYRELRTRAKDFIAFCHNPEMAAEATLQPMRRFPLDAAIVFADILLIPRALGQEVWFEAGEGPRLGELPPLESLADQVEASTERLSAIGETLARVRAELEPDRALIGFAGAPWTVATYMIEGRGSDRTGARTYAYEHPEKLDRLLDILVESTARYLVMQAKSGAQVLKLFESWAEGLAEDVFERIVIRPHIAIIEQVRAAGIDTPFIGFPRGAGALVETYAEKVPVQAVALDTQASAALGRKIQAGGKTIQGALDNLLLRAGGPALDARVDALIAQWNDRPYIFNLGHGVLPDTPIEHIERTIRRVTGR, encoded by the coding sequence GCTCGCCGGCGAAACCCTGGACCGGCCCCCGGTCTGGTTCATGCGCCAGGCCGGACGCTCCCTGCCGGAGTACCGTGAGCTGCGCACCCGGGCGAAGGACTTCATCGCCTTTTGCCACAATCCGGAGATGGCGGCCGAGGCGACCTTGCAGCCCATGCGCCGCTTCCCGCTGGATGCGGCCATCGTCTTCGCCGACATCCTGCTGATCCCGCGGGCGCTGGGCCAGGAGGTCTGGTTCGAGGCCGGCGAGGGGCCCCGCCTGGGCGAACTGCCGCCCCTGGAAAGCCTGGCGGACCAGGTCGAGGCTTCCACGGAACGCCTGAGCGCCATCGGAGAGACCCTGGCCCGGGTCCGCGCCGAGCTGGAGCCCGACCGCGCCCTGATAGGTTTCGCGGGCGCGCCCTGGACCGTGGCCACCTACATGATCGAGGGCCGGGGGTCCGACCGCACCGGGGCGAGGACCTACGCCTACGAACACCCCGAGAAGCTGGACCGGCTGCTGGACATACTGGTGGAGTCCACCGCGCGCTACCTGGTCATGCAGGCGAAATCCGGCGCCCAGGTGCTGAAGCTGTTCGAGAGCTGGGCGGAAGGCCTGGCGGAGGACGTCTTCGAGCGGATCGTCATCAGGCCGCACATCGCCATCATCGAGCAGGTCCGCGCCGCGGGGATCGACACCCCGTTCATCGGCTTCCCGCGCGGGGCCGGCGCGCTGGTCGAGACCTATGCCGAGAAGGTCCCTGTCCAGGCCGTGGCCCTGGACACCCAGGCCTCGGCCGCGCTCGGCCGCAAGATCCAGGCGGGGGGCAAGACCATCCAGGGCGCCCTGGACAACCTGCTGCTGCGGGCCGGCGGTCCGGCCCTGGACGCCCGGGTCGACGCCCTGATCGCCCAGTGGAACGACAGGCCCTACATCTTCAACCTGGGCCACGGCGTCCTGCCCGACACGCCCATCGAACACATCGAGCGCACCATCCGCCGGGTGACGGGACGGTGA